CGTCGTACCAGATCTCATCCACAGGTTCAGCTTCTTCGATTTGCGTAATTCCTTCCATCCGGTATTTCCGAATACCCTGTCTATCATATGAGAGCAAATACCATCTTCCATATTGATGATCGTACACAATTTTAAGTGGAACCACCTTTTCAGCTTTGCCCTCTGGTTCACGTTCAAACAGGGGATTGGTGTTTTTGGATGCGTAGCTTTTCTCAGACTTCGGTGAGAAATACAGAAACCTGACTTTGCGGCGATGGCGCATGGCATGAAGAAGTGTAAACAGATGCGCCTCATCTAAAATCCTCGAGTAATAGTGATATTTATATAAAAATGGTTCAACGGCATGCCGCTCAACTTGATTGCGGAGAAGATGTTTTTTTAATCCATCACGCAGTAAATATCCTTGAACGGAAGGGACTTGAGTGTTCGCCATCACATCTACAAAATCATATAAATCCATAAGCTCTTCATCCAATAAGCTTCGAATCAAGTCGTCTTGGATTCGATAACGGTACGGGCGAGATCCCGGCTCTCTTGTAATGACTCCGACCTCCTCCAAGTATTTGAGATCCGAGCGAATGGTCTTTTCGTCAGGTAAAGGTAGATCAGAAGGCAGACTGCTGCAGCACATCTCCAATAAATCCTTCGCAGTCAAGGCTTGTCCATTCATTGCACCTAGAAGCAGCGAGACTCGCTGGCTTTCAGATTCCTTTACGGATTTGGCGCGGAATAGAAATAAGAGTAATGGATCGGTGGAGTCATAATATCTGAGGCGAAAGGTCTCGGAAAATTCCCTGCTCTGTTCATCTGCCAAGTGCTGGTGCGTGGAGCTAGCTACTTGTTTGAGTCGTCGGATCGTTTTATCAAAGGTGTGAACGGAAATCCCCAATCTGTCTGCGAACTGTTGTCTGCTGAATGCCCCGCTCGTAAGCACCAGCATTCGCAGAAACTGTATTTCTTTATCAAAGCTTTCCTTAGCCAAAGGTATCCTCCGTTCAAATGAAGCATCTTCTTCCATTGTAACAGGGGAGGGATTTGGGTGTAATGGAAAAGTTTATATGCAGTCGTAATACTTTCACCATGTTCGTTAAGGCTGAAATGAGCGATTATAGAACCTGTAAGACAGCATTTAGCAAGATGGTAAACGCCAAATGGCGTTTCATCATACATTGGTTCTTATTTGGACGGTCGTAACGAGGCGCGGATATCGATGTATCCCGCAGTGCCGTGCATGCTATGTTACGGTATCCTGTACGATCGGATCGATATGAATCCCTTATTTGGGGTTCAATTCCCCAATCGCCTTGGACGCGATTCTGGTAGAGCACTCGACTTCAAATCGAGCGAAAAATTGAAGAAAAGATCAAAGGCTAGAATCCCTTGCAGCTAGCTTTAGTGCACTGAAGTAAGGCTTTGCAATCCGTGGATACCGCTTGTGCGAAATTTCAGGAAGTTCTCTTAGATTAAAGTGTGAGAATATCCATGAGAACAACAGATAAATCGCTTAGCTAAAACGAGATTCCGCCAGAACTTCAGTGGGATTCTAAGACCAATGGTCGAACTAATTAGGGGGAAACATTATGTTGAACAAAGTAACGATTCAAGCTGACGAACGTGGTTTGCTATTTCATAAAGGAAGTTATGTGAAAAAACTGATGCCGGGGAGCTATCACTTTTCAATGTGGTCAAAATCCACCGTTGTGGTGTTGAATATCGCTAAACCGTTTAATGTGGAAGGAAAAGATATGAAGTTATTCCTTCATGATGAAGATCTCGTGCGTGAGCTCGATATCGTATGTGTACAAGATCACGAGTATGTTCTGTACTATGAGGACGGGCAATTTGTTCAATTACTTAAGCCTGGTGTCTACGCATTCTGGAATATACTTAAAGAACACACCTTTTTCCATGCAGATATCAGACAACCTGAATTGCCTGTCGAGGTAAACCGCGCAATTATAGCGAAGCTAACAGCTAATGTGCAGTCCTACG
This genomic stretch from Paenibacillus sp. FSL H7-0737 harbors:
- a CDS encoding helix-turn-helix transcriptional regulator; this translates as MAKESFDKEIQFLRMLVLTSGAFSRQQFADRLGISVHTFDKTIRRLKQVASSTHQHLADEQSREFSETFRLRYYDSTDPLLLFLFRAKSVKESESQRVSLLLGAMNGQALTAKDLLEMCCSSLPSDLPLPDEKTIRSDLKYLEEVGVITREPGSRPYRYRIQDDLIRSLLDEELMDLYDFVDVMANTQVPSVQGYLLRDGLKKHLLRNQVERHAVEPFLYKYHYYSRILDEAHLFTLLHAMRHRRKVRFLYFSPKSEKSYASKNTNPLFEREPEGKAEKVVPLKIVYDHQYGRWYLLSYDRQGIRKYRMEGITQIEEAEPVDEIWYDEKNKELAEKIRYSWLIDTGRPVTVRVRFFNPGGSEPNFIKERVLLQGQWGEIVFEDEHSFIYEIIVNGVTEIKPWLRSFGSSCEILEPASFRREIIAEWKEIQAYYESV